A region of the Candidatus Binataceae bacterium genome:
TAGAAATAAGACGCTGTACTCGGTGAAATGGGCTAGCTTACGCACCAGAAACCCCCCGCTCTGCAAGGTCGCGGCACTGGCACCCGGAAAAATCCAGCTCAGTATCGGCACTATCCATCGCGAAGTGTTTTCGGCCGTAAAGAGCGAAGTCGAGGCGGTGAAAATCACCAAGCACCAGATCACTACCGGCAACCACAACTTAAGCTTTGGGTTCACGCTCACCTCCACGGGACATCTACGATCAATTGTAGCCTGCCCTCGGCACCGGCGCGAGGATCGGCCTGATGCCCAACGCCAAGCCTTGATCGAACGGAACGCGTTTGTTCTAATCAAACCGAATCGGCCTTAGCCCGAATCGTCAACATGGGAGGTCAGGGAGAGCTGTGGCAAGCATTTTTCATCGTCTCGCTGCCGTATCTCGGCCCCCAGTGATTGTCCGCTTGGCGCTGGCCAGCCTGACCTTGGTTGCGGCCTGCGCCACGGCGCCGCAGGACCCGCCTGAAGTGGACATCACACCGATGGAGACCACTTCCCGCCCCGCCAAGGGACCCGATTGCGCCATGCCCTTGCTCTACAACGAACCGACGGCCGCATTTCGCAAGATCGCAATCGTCGAAGGCTGGGGCAACATTAATATGTCGCGCACCGATCTCCTGCAGCTAATACGCAAAAAAGCTTGTGAAACCGGCGCCGACGCGGTGCTGGTGCTACAGGGCGGCAAGCAAAAGAACAACAAGTTAGTCTATGGCGTAACCCCCAACCGCGGAAGCGAAGCGACAACCTCGGGCGACATTCAGTACGCGGGCAATCCCGATTCCTACTTGGACGAGATGGAGCGGGTGCCAGATGTGGGCGAAGTCGGCCATCCCGGAACCTACATCGATACCGTAGCCATCGTCTACACCAAGGCCGAGCACTAGCTCCT
Encoded here:
- a CDS encoding VanZ family protein, whose protein sequence is MNPKLKLWLPVVIWCLVIFTASTSLFTAENTSRWIVPILSWIFPGASAATLQSGGFLVRKLAHFTEYSVLFL